One Tolypothrix bouteillei VB521301 DNA window includes the following coding sequences:
- a CDS encoding glycosyltransferase family 2 protein, with translation MNKLLTIAIPTYNRAELLDRQLAWIAQAIQGFESECEIYVSDNCSTDNTQEIIKKWQTKLNHITFNANKNPENLGVMPNIINCLKSAKTKYVWAIGDDDPIENEAVPYIFEKIKKYEDLSLLFLNFSGRNKTTGEPVHPPTIIGNRWFDIDSENGDRDGKAVFEHCFTKSVGAVIFLTASIYRTDLVQSALQKWEDAAQNWISLAYIAGYCAANGRVIVTKKTYVECIVGVSYWQKEQKSALLMQYKHITEVLMKLEQNGYSKQYCRQMVWRSFQEANWKVLFGALRRWPMFTIKTVVPFFTLVVLSVLDIMGNREMSVGEYAELSTKSLSKNGVSSIN, from the coding sequence GTGAATAAATTACTGACTATCGCTATACCCACTTACAATCGCGCAGAATTACTTGACCGCCAATTGGCATGGATTGCTCAAGCCATTCAAGGTTTTGAATCTGAGTGTGAAATTTACGTTTCGGATAATTGTTCCACTGACAATACTCAAGAAATTATTAAAAAGTGGCAGACAAAACTCAATCATATTACATTTAATGCCAATAAAAATCCTGAGAATTTAGGTGTAATGCCTAATATCATAAACTGTCTAAAATCTGCAAAAACAAAATATGTTTGGGCAATTGGAGATGACGATCCAATTGAAAATGAAGCAGTACCGTATATTTTTGAAAAAATTAAAAAATATGAGGACTTATCACTCTTATTTCTTAATTTTTCCGGTCGTAACAAAACAACTGGCGAACCAGTTCATCCACCTACAATAATTGGAAATCGTTGGTTTGATATTGATAGTGAAAATGGCGATCGCGACGGAAAAGCTGTCTTTGAACACTGTTTTACTAAGAGCGTGGGAGCAGTCATTTTTCTAACAGCTTCTATATACAGAACCGATTTGGTGCAAAGTGCTCTTCAAAAATGGGAAGACGCTGCACAAAACTGGATATCTTTAGCGTACATAGCAGGTTACTGTGCTGCTAACGGTAGAGTCATCGTAACTAAAAAGACTTACGTAGAATGTATTGTTGGGGTAAGCTATTGGCAGAAAGAACAAAAGTCAGCACTATTAATGCAATACAAACATATAACTGAAGTGTTGATGAAACTGGAACAAAACGGCTATTCCAAGCAATATTGCAGGCAAATGGTTTGGAGGAGCTTCCAAGAAGCTAACTGGAAAGTGCTCTTTGGTGCATTGAGAAGATGGCCCATGTTTACGATAAAGACTGTTGTTCCCTTCTTTACTCTAGTTGTTTTATCTGTTTTAGATATAATGGGTAATCGGGAGATGTCTGTAGGAGAATATGCTGAGTTATCCACTAAGAGTTTGTCTAAAAATGGGGTATCATCTATAAACTAA
- a CDS encoding sensor histidine kinase, giving the protein MLVGLSTLVMVGRFFSPQLFGLHLKSLEGRGFDLSKIRHELVEEFETAWNRGAWCSILIGATVASGLSYLVARRIVQPLNQMEKITRQFAQGDLKARIPENEIPELNRLAISFNRMAANLEGVEQRRRELIGDLTHELRTPLTILEGYLEGLADGTIEPSVEVFQRLARETTRLHRLVDDTQELSKAEAGYLPINIQPVNLYPLFLSLIQRFSDQLLEEGPVLRLDCPLNLPLVSADPERVEQILVNLLGNAIRYTPKGTIMIRVWSESPKLWIAVIDTGQGISPEDLPFVFDRFWRSDRSRVLSPGGTGIGLAISHRLVELQGGEIQVQSKLDEGSTFQFSLPLV; this is encoded by the coding sequence ATGTTAGTAGGCTTGAGCACCCTAGTTATGGTAGGCAGGTTCTTCTCGCCCCAACTGTTTGGATTGCATTTAAAGTCTCTAGAGGGTAGGGGATTTGACTTAAGTAAAATTCGGCATGAATTAGTTGAGGAGTTTGAAACAGCCTGGAACAGAGGAGCTTGGTGCTCTATATTAATAGGTGCAACTGTCGCAAGTGGCTTAAGTTATCTAGTTGCCCGACGAATTGTACAACCTCTCAATCAAATGGAAAAAATTACTCGGCAATTCGCACAGGGAGATTTAAAAGCGCGAATACCTGAAAATGAGATTCCAGAGTTAAACCGTCTTGCCATCAGCTTCAATAGAATGGCAGCTAATCTTGAAGGTGTGGAACAGCGCCGTCGAGAACTTATAGGAGACTTAACCCATGAACTTCGTACCCCACTGACAATTTTAGAGGGATACTTGGAGGGTTTGGCAGATGGTACAATTGAGCCTTCGGTAGAAGTTTTTCAGAGATTGGCTAGGGAAACAACGCGATTGCATCGGTTAGTTGATGATACACAAGAACTTTCTAAAGCAGAAGCAGGATATTTACCTATCAATATACAACCTGTTAATTTATATCCATTGTTTCTGTCTTTGATTCAGCGCTTCTCGGATCAACTTTTAGAAGAAGGTCCGGTGTTACGTTTGGATTGTCCGCTCAATCTTCCCCTAGTCTCTGCCGATCCCGAAAGAGTTGAGCAAATTTTGGTAAACCTTCTTGGCAATGCAATCCGTTACACTCCTAAAGGTACCATAATGATAAGAGTTTGGAGCGAATCTCCTAAATTATGGATTGCAGTTATTGATACAGGGCAGGGCATTAGTCCAGAGGATCTACCCTTTGTGTTTGACCGCTTTTGGCGATCGGATCGTTCTCGTGTTCTCAGCCCTGGAGGTACTGGAATTGGTTTAGCTATCTCGCACCGTCTTGTTGAGTTACAAGGAGGCGAGATCCAGGTACAGAGCAAGCTAGATGAGGGAAGCACATTCCAATTCTCGTTGCCATTGGTTTGA
- a CDS encoding sporulation protein yields MFKKFLASVGIGAAKVDTRLFNDSVVPGDLLEGEVHIIGGDVAQNIDDIYLKLATEYKRETEDSTYHEECVMVNYRLLERLSIQPKEEFVVPFSLQLPYEMPLSLGGTPVYVRTGLDIKTAINPKDRDALEVRPHPLVHRVLEAVEKLGFHLHKVECEYADRFGGAYPFVQEFEFRPVGNYRTQLDELEIIFNLSPHELEVLMEIDKRARGFKGWLDEAFNVDERFVRFYLTESDLYDTNVEAMIDDIIHNHIH; encoded by the coding sequence ATGTTTAAAAAGTTTTTAGCAAGTGTAGGTATTGGTGCTGCAAAAGTTGATACACGCTTGTTTAATGATTCCGTTGTGCCTGGTGATTTGCTAGAGGGTGAAGTTCATATTATTGGTGGAGATGTCGCGCAAAATATTGATGATATTTACTTGAAATTGGCGACTGAGTACAAGCGCGAAACAGAAGACTCTACTTATCATGAAGAATGCGTGATGGTTAACTATCGTTTATTGGAGCGATTGAGCATTCAACCAAAAGAGGAATTTGTTGTACCATTTTCACTCCAACTTCCCTATGAAATGCCACTTAGTTTGGGGGGTACTCCTGTTTATGTGAGAACGGGATTGGACATTAAAACTGCTATCAACCCTAAAGACAGGGATGCGTTGGAAGTTAGACCTCACCCTTTAGTACATAGAGTTCTCGAAGCAGTAGAGAAACTGGGTTTTCACCTCCATAAAGTAGAGTGCGAATACGCCGATCGTTTTGGTGGGGCTTATCCTTTTGTGCAAGAGTTTGAGTTTCGTCCTGTAGGAAACTACAGAACTCAATTAGATGAGTTAGAAATTATTTTTAACTTAAGCCCCCATGAACTAGAAGTTTTAATGGAGATTGACAAACGGGCCCGTGGCTTTAAGGGTTGGTTGGATGAAGCGTTTAATGTTGATGAGCGCTTTGTAAGGTTTTATTTGACAGAATCAGATCTCTATGACACGAATGTAGAAGCCATGATTGATGATATTATCCACAATCACATACATTGA
- the psbC gene encoding photosystem II reaction center protein CP43 codes for MVTLSNRPAVMGAGRDQDSTGFAWWAGNARLINLSGKLLGAHVAHSGLIVFWAGAMTLFEVAHFIPEKPMYEQGLILLPHLATLGWGVGPGGEVIDTFPYFVVGVLHLISSAVLGFGGIYHAIRGPETLEEYSSFFGYDWKDKNKMTNIIGFHLIILGCGALLLVLKAMFFGGLYDTWAPGGGDVRVITNPTLNPAVIFGYILKSPFGGEGWIVSVDNLEDVVGGHIWVGFICIAGGIFHILTKPFGWSRRASIWSGEAYLSYSLGALSLMGFIASCMVWFNNTVYPSEFYGPTGAEASQAQALTFLIRDQRLGANVGSAQGPTGLGKYLMRSPTGEIIFGGETMRFWDFRGPWLEPLRGPNGLDLDKIKNDIQPWQARRAAEYMTHAPLGSLNSVGGVATEINSFNYVSPRAWLATSHFVLAFFFLVGHLWHAGRARAAAGGFEKGIDRETEPVLFMGDLD; via the coding sequence GTGGTAACGCTCTCTAATAGACCTGCAGTGATGGGCGCAGGACGCGACCAAGACTCCACCGGTTTTGCTTGGTGGGCTGGTAACGCCCGTCTCATTAACCTCTCCGGTAAACTTTTGGGTGCTCACGTTGCCCATTCTGGTTTGATTGTTTTCTGGGCTGGAGCAATGACCTTGTTTGAGGTTGCTCACTTCATTCCTGAAAAGCCCATGTACGAGCAGGGCTTAATCCTGCTACCTCACCTAGCAACCCTTGGTTGGGGTGTTGGTCCTGGTGGTGAAGTTATTGATACCTTCCCCTACTTTGTCGTTGGTGTATTGCACCTTATTTCTTCGGCAGTACTTGGTTTTGGCGGTATCTATCATGCCATCCGAGGTCCAGAAACCCTAGAAGAGTATTCTTCTTTCTTCGGTTACGACTGGAAAGACAAGAACAAGATGACCAACATTATCGGTTTCCATCTCATCATCTTGGGATGTGGCGCTCTGCTGTTGGTACTAAAAGCGATGTTCTTTGGCGGTTTGTATGACACTTGGGCACCTGGTGGTGGTGACGTTCGTGTTATTACTAACCCAACACTGAATCCTGCTGTGATCTTCGGTTATATACTGAAGTCACCCTTCGGTGGTGAAGGTTGGATTGTCAGCGTTGATAACCTAGAAGACGTTGTTGGCGGTCACATTTGGGTTGGTTTCATCTGCATCGCAGGTGGTATCTTCCACATTCTCACCAAACCTTTCGGCTGGTCTCGCCGCGCTTCAATTTGGTCTGGTGAAGCTTACCTCTCCTACAGCTTGGGCGCTTTGTCCTTAATGGGCTTTATCGCTTCCTGTATGGTTTGGTTCAACAACACTGTTTACCCAAGCGAATTCTACGGTCCTACTGGTGCTGAAGCGTCTCAAGCTCAAGCTTTGACCTTCCTCATCCGCGACCAACGTTTGGGTGCTAACGTTGGTTCCGCTCAAGGTCCAACGGGTCTTGGTAAATACCTGATGCGCTCTCCTACAGGTGAAATCATCTTTGGTGGTGAAACCATGCGCTTCTGGGATTTCAGAGGTCCTTGGCTGGAACCTCTAAGAGGACCTAACGGTCTTGACTTAGACAAAATCAAGAACGACATTCAACCATGGCAAGCTCGTCGTGCTGCTGAGTACATGACTCACGCTCCTTTGGGTTCTCTGAACTCCGTAGGTGGTGTAGCAACAGAGATCAACTCCTTCAACTACGTATCTCCTCGTGCTTGGTTGGCGACTTCTCACTTTGTACTGGCATTCTTCTTCTTAGTAGGTCACCTATGGCATGCTGGTCGCGCTCGTGCAGCTGCTGGCGGTTTCGAGAAGGGAATTGACCGTGAAACTGAGCCCGTATTGTTCATGGGAGATCTTGATTAA
- the psbD gene encoding photosystem II D2 protein (photosystem q(a) protein), translating into MTIAVGRAPSTRGWFDVLDDWLKRDRFVFVGWSGILLFPCAFLALGGWLTGTTFVTSWYTHGLASSYLEGCNFLTVAVSTPADSMGHSLLLLWGPEAQGDFTRWCQLGGLWPFVALHGAFGLIGFMLRQFEIARLVGIRPYNAIAFSAPIAVFVSVFLMYPLGQSSWFFAPSFGVAAIFRFLLFLQGFHNWTLNPFHMMGVAGVLGGALLCAIHGATVENTLFEDGEGSNTFRAFNPTQAEETYSMVTANRFWSQIFGIAFSNKRWLHFFMLFVPVTGLWMSAVGIVGLALNLRAYDFVSQELRAAEDPEFETFYTKNILLNEGIRAWMAPQDQPHEKFVFPEEVLPRGNAL; encoded by the coding sequence ATGACCATCGCAGTTGGACGCGCCCCCAGTACAAGAGGGTGGTTTGACGTTCTAGACGACTGGTTGAAGCGCGACCGTTTCGTATTCGTAGGTTGGTCGGGGATACTGTTGTTTCCCTGTGCATTCCTCGCCCTCGGCGGTTGGCTGACCGGTACAACATTCGTAACAAGCTGGTATACACACGGCTTGGCGTCCTCCTACTTGGAAGGATGTAACTTCCTGACAGTAGCAGTATCCACACCAGCAGACAGCATGGGACATTCGTTGTTACTGCTGTGGGGACCAGAAGCACAAGGAGATTTCACCCGTTGGTGTCAGCTTGGGGGGTTGTGGCCCTTCGTAGCGCTACACGGAGCCTTCGGTCTGATCGGGTTCATGCTCAGACAGTTTGAAATCGCCAGACTCGTAGGGATTCGTCCATACAATGCGATCGCGTTTTCCGCGCCGATAGCAGTGTTCGTGAGCGTATTCTTGATGTACCCCTTGGGACAATCATCCTGGTTCTTTGCACCAAGCTTTGGCGTCGCAGCGATCTTCCGCTTCTTGCTGTTCTTGCAAGGGTTCCACAACTGGACACTCAACCCATTCCACATGATGGGAGTGGCTGGTGTACTCGGTGGAGCGCTGCTGTGTGCGATCCACGGAGCAACAGTAGAAAATACTCTGTTTGAAGACGGCGAAGGCTCGAACACATTCCGCGCCTTCAACCCCACCCAAGCAGAAGAAACCTACTCCATGGTGACAGCAAACCGTTTCTGGTCACAGATTTTCGGGATTGCGTTCTCCAACAAGCGCTGGTTGCACTTCTTCATGTTGTTTGTACCAGTGACAGGTCTGTGGATGAGTGCTGTTGGGATTGTCGGTTTGGCACTTAACCTGCGAGCATATGACTTCGTGTCGCAAGAATTGCGTGCGGCAGAAGACCCAGAATTTGAAACATTCTATACCAAAAACATTTTGCTGAACGAGGGTATCCGCGCTTGGATGGCTCCTCAAGACCAGCCTCACGAAAAATTTGTATTCCCTGAAGAGGTACTGCCCCGTGGTAACGCTCTCTAA
- a CDS encoding photosystem I assembly protein Ycf4, whose protein sequence is MTASTTINKGEFPSEGNSTSNVLHQKVLGSRRFSNYWWATVVSMGATGFLLAGVSSYLKVNLLLVTDPTQLVFYPQGLVMGLYGSAGILLALYLWLTVLWDIGGGYNDFNRETGKVKIFRWGFPGKNRRIEIDCSTQDVQSVRVEIREGLNPRRALYLRVKGRRDIPLSPVGQPIALQELETQGAQLARFLEVPLEGL, encoded by the coding sequence ATGACGGCATCAACAACCATCAACAAAGGCGAGTTCCCGTCAGAGGGGAACTCTACTTCAAACGTTCTTCATCAAAAGGTTCTCGGTTCCCGTCGGTTCAGTAACTACTGGTGGGCAACTGTAGTCTCAATGGGAGCCACAGGCTTTTTGCTAGCTGGAGTTTCAAGTTATCTAAAAGTGAATTTACTTCTAGTAACTGACCCAACGCAACTGGTATTCTATCCCCAAGGATTAGTCATGGGGTTGTACGGTTCTGCCGGAATACTATTAGCCCTTTACCTGTGGTTAACAGTTCTTTGGGACATAGGCGGCGGATACAACGATTTCAATCGAGAAACAGGAAAAGTAAAAATTTTTCGCTGGGGCTTTCCTGGCAAAAACCGTCGTATAGAAATTGATTGCAGCACGCAAGACGTACAATCAGTTCGAGTAGAAATTAGAGAAGGCCTTAATCCCCGTCGAGCACTTTACTTACGCGTTAAGGGTCGTCGAGACATTCCTTTATCGCCAGTCGGTCAACCCATCGCATTGCAAGAGTTGGAAACTCAAGGCGCTCAATTGGCACGCTTTTTGGAAGTACCTTTGGAAGGACTGTAG
- a CDS encoding peptidylprolyl isomerase, translating to MRFNISKLAVALLTVGIFWLGGCFTQPSVASALPTFMLTQATTQSNLGNLTKQATLVSQLTKKSTPRMNELPRLEGKATVVMTVNGSPITIELDGTNAPITAGNFVDLVQKGVYDGLVFHRVVRQPQPFVVQGGDPQSKDPKVPANRLGTGGFVDPKTGKERRIPLEIKPQGAEEPVYSKTLEMARVNKPPVLQHKLGAVAMARSQMPDSASSQFYFALDNLSFLDGSYAVFGYVTNGMDVVNKIQQGDRIDSAKVTQGAENFKG from the coding sequence ATGCGGTTTAACATTTCCAAATTAGCAGTTGCTTTATTGACAGTTGGAATTTTTTGGCTTGGCGGTTGTTTTACTCAGCCATCTGTAGCTAGCGCTCTACCAACTTTCATGCTGACGCAAGCAACTACCCAGTCAAATCTCGGGAATTTAACCAAACAAGCAACCCTTGTATCTCAACTTACAAAAAAGAGTACCCCCAGAATGAATGAATTACCACGGCTAGAAGGCAAGGCAACTGTAGTGATGACTGTTAATGGCTCACCTATTACCATTGAACTGGATGGTACAAATGCCCCTATCACTGCAGGCAATTTTGTAGATTTAGTCCAGAAAGGCGTGTACGATGGCTTGGTTTTTCACAGAGTTGTCCGCCAGCCCCAACCGTTTGTGGTTCAAGGGGGTGACCCTCAAAGTAAAGACCCAAAAGTACCAGCAAACCGTTTGGGAACAGGCGGTTTTGTCGATCCAAAAACTGGTAAAGAACGTCGCATACCTCTGGAAATTAAGCCCCAAGGAGCTGAGGAGCCAGTTTACAGCAAAACTCTTGAAATGGCACGCGTTAATAAACCACCTGTACTTCAGCACAAGCTAGGAGCAGTGGCAATGGCGCGATCGCAAATGCCTGACTCTGCATCATCCCAGTTTTATTTTGCTCTAGACAACCTGAGTTTCTTAGATGGCAGCTATGCTGTTTTTGGTTATGTTACCAATGGCATGGACGTTGTCAACAAAATTCAACAGGGCGATCGCATTGACTCGGCTAAAGTCACTCAAGGTGCAGAAAACTTTAAAGGCTAA
- a CDS encoding peptidylprolyl isomerase, whose product MRLNCSKFLFVFICSAFLFTSCTTSQVASNSSPTSTPTQTSSESSTAIGSETASPETTTVSENGSESIPGFKELPRLEGKATVVMIVKGSPITIDVDGTNAPITAGNFVDLVQRGVYNGLMFHRVERDPSPFVVQGGDPQSKDPKVPVTDLGTGSFIDPKTNKIRYIPLEIKPLGSEKPLYSKTFKDAAVTQQPVLKHKRGAVAMARSQMPDSASSQFYFALSDLPPLDGSYAVFGYVREGMDVVDKIQQGDRIDSAKVTQGAENLK is encoded by the coding sequence ATGCGGTTAAACTGTTCTAAATTTTTATTCGTTTTCATTTGCAGTGCGTTTCTGTTCACCAGCTGTACAACATCGCAGGTAGCTTCCAATTCTTCTCCAACATCTACTCCGACTCAAACAAGTTCCGAGTCATCAACTGCGATAGGTAGCGAGACAGCGAGTCCAGAAACAACAACTGTATCGGAAAATGGTAGCGAGAGTATTCCCGGATTTAAAGAATTACCACGGCTAGAAGGTAAGGCAACTGTAGTGATGATAGTCAAAGGTTCACCCATCACTATCGATGTGGATGGTACTAACGCTCCGATCACTGCAGGTAATTTTGTAGATCTAGTTCAGCGCGGTGTTTACAACGGGCTGATGTTTCACAGAGTTGAGCGAGATCCAAGTCCTTTTGTGGTGCAAGGTGGAGATCCTCAAAGTAAAGACCCGAAAGTACCAGTCACCGATTTAGGTACGGGTAGTTTTATCGATCCAAAAACAAATAAAATTCGTTACATACCTTTAGAAATTAAACCGCTCGGTTCAGAAAAACCACTGTATAGTAAAACTTTTAAAGATGCAGCAGTTACTCAACAACCCGTACTAAAACATAAACGTGGTGCGGTAGCAATGGCGCGATCGCAAATGCCTGACTCTGCATCCTCTCAGTTTTACTTTGCTTTGTCCGATTTGCCGCCTCTAGATGGTAGTTATGCTGTGTTTGGCTATGTTCGAGAAGGAATGGACGTAGTTGATAAAATCCAGCAAGGGGATCGTATTGACTCTGCTAAAGTCACTCAAGGTGCAGAAAATTTGAAGTAG
- a CDS encoding beta-ketoacyl-ACP synthase codes for MSKKVVVTGIGLVSALGKSLEESWQQLIAGKSGIKLFQPFPELKPYPLGMIEEEPARLRTLTQLIVSLALQDAKLFLPLVDCGVVIGSSRSNQGLWEQMAQMWEKTDKVDKGDKVDNSCLSSHSPSVCLEDWLETLPHMNAIAVARHIGSCGPVLVPMAACSTGIWALAQAVNLIQTGQCQRAIAGAVEASVTPLTLTGFQQMGALAKTGAYPFDLNREGLALAEGGAVFVLESEELAKQRQAKIYGQILSFALTADAYHANAPEPEGRGAKLAIAQCLNRACLTFNDIDYIHAHGTATQMNDRMESKVIQHLFPQGVAVSSTKGATGHTLGASGALGVAFSLMALQHQIIPPCVGLSHPEYDLDLVKEARPRKIHNVLCLNFGFGGQNAVVALAKNHYS; via the coding sequence ATGAGCAAAAAAGTTGTTGTTACTGGTATTGGTCTTGTTTCCGCTTTAGGTAAAAGTTTAGAGGAAAGCTGGCAACAGTTAATTGCGGGTAAATCTGGAATTAAGCTGTTTCAACCGTTTCCAGAATTAAAACCCTATCCTCTGGGGATGATTGAGGAAGAACCAGCGAGATTAAGAACACTGACTCAGTTAATTGTTTCTCTGGCGTTACAAGATGCCAAGCTATTCCTACCTTTAGTTGATTGTGGAGTTGTTATTGGTTCGAGCCGCAGCAATCAAGGTTTGTGGGAGCAGATGGCACAGATGTGGGAAAAAACGGACAAGGTAGACAAGGGGGACAAGGTAGACAATTCTTGCTTGTCTTCTCACTCTCCTAGTGTCTGCTTGGAAGATTGGTTAGAAACTTTGCCCCACATGAACGCGATCGCTGTCGCACGCCACATTGGTTCTTGTGGACCCGTGTTAGTTCCTATGGCTGCTTGCTCTACGGGAATTTGGGCGCTCGCACAAGCAGTCAATCTCATTCAAACCGGACAATGTCAGCGAGCGATCGCAGGTGCAGTGGAAGCGTCGGTAACACCTCTCACCCTGACTGGGTTTCAACAAATGGGGGCTTTAGCAAAAACAGGAGCTTATCCTTTTGATTTAAACCGAGAAGGTTTGGCGTTAGCAGAAGGCGGTGCTGTCTTTGTCTTAGAGTCAGAGGAATTGGCAAAACAGCGTCAAGCTAAAATTTACGGTCAAATCCTCAGTTTTGCTTTGACAGCAGATGCATATCATGCTAACGCTCCCGAACCAGAAGGAAGGGGTGCAAAACTAGCGATCGCACAATGTTTAAATCGGGCTTGCTTAACCTTCAATGATATTGATTACATTCACGCGCACGGTACAGCAACGCAAATGAACGATCGCATGGAGAGCAAAGTTATACAACATTTGTTTCCGCAAGGTGTCGCAGTGAGTTCAACTAAAGGAGCTACAGGTCATACTTTAGGAGCATCGGGAGCCTTGGGTGTTGCCTTTTCTCTCATGGCATTACAGCATCAAATTATACCTCCTTGTGTTGGATTGAGCCATCCTGAATACGATTTAGATTTGGTAAAAGAAGCACGTCCGAGAAAAATTCACAACGTGCTTTGTTTGAATTTTGGCTTTGGCGGGCAAAATGCAGTAGTGGCTTTGGCAAAAAACCACTACTCTTAA
- a CDS encoding folate/biopterin family MFS transporter, producing the protein MLVSSSGLSKVKDSVREKVFFGNEPTTELVAILTVYFVQGILGLARLAVSFFLKDELGLTPAQVSALLGIVALPWIIKPLFGFISDGLPIFGYRRRPYLVLSGILGATSWVSLATVVHTPIAATLAIALGSLSVAVSDVIVDSLVVERARTESQAEAGSLQSLTWGASALGSLITAYFSGLLLQHFTTRTVFWITATFPLLVSAVAWLIAESPIVRDVNNSDKPGTACARGERTHFVNIKHQVGQLRKAITQKAIWLPTLFLFLWQATPTADSAFFFFTTNELHFEPEFLGRVRLVTSVASLIGIWIFQRFLKTVPYRVIFGWSTVLSAVLGMTMLLLVTHTNRALGIDDHWFSLGDSLILTVMGQIAYMPVLVLAARLCPAGVEATLFALLMSVTNLAGLVSYELGAGLMHLMGITESNFDSLWLLVLITNFSTLLPLPFIKWLPSSDSPTETSETQKLQSASAQILPSVPTIEGEQPFIPELLSELRVQQPESVE; encoded by the coding sequence ATGCTGGTTTCTTCCTCTGGCTTGTCCAAGGTCAAAGACTCAGTAAGGGAAAAAGTTTTTTTCGGTAACGAACCGACTACCGAGTTAGTCGCCATTCTTACCGTTTACTTTGTTCAAGGCATTTTAGGATTAGCACGTCTTGCCGTTAGCTTCTTCCTTAAGGATGAATTGGGATTAACCCCAGCTCAAGTTTCGGCACTGTTAGGTATAGTTGCTCTTCCCTGGATTATCAAGCCGCTATTTGGTTTTATTTCGGATGGGTTGCCAATATTTGGCTACCGACGCCGACCTTATTTAGTGCTGTCAGGAATACTGGGAGCAACTTCTTGGGTTAGTCTTGCCACAGTCGTTCATACACCAATAGCTGCTACGCTGGCGATCGCACTGGGTTCCCTTTCAGTTGCTGTCAGTGATGTCATTGTTGACTCATTAGTGGTCGAAAGAGCAAGAACGGAATCCCAAGCAGAAGCAGGTTCTCTACAGTCTTTGACTTGGGGTGCATCCGCTTTAGGAAGTTTGATTACAGCGTACTTTAGTGGTTTGTTACTACAGCACTTCACTACCCGCACCGTATTTTGGATCACGGCAACATTCCCGCTGCTTGTCTCTGCTGTGGCTTGGTTGATTGCTGAATCACCCATTGTTAGAGACGTAAATAACAGCGATAAGCCGGGTACGGCTTGCGCCAGGGGCGAACGTACACATTTTGTTAACATCAAGCATCAAGTCGGACAACTGCGTAAAGCCATTACTCAGAAAGCAATTTGGCTACCGACATTATTTCTGTTCCTATGGCAAGCCACACCAACGGCAGACTCAGCCTTCTTCTTCTTTACTACCAACGAACTGCACTTTGAACCCGAATTTTTAGGACGGGTGCGTTTGGTAACAAGTGTTGCATCCTTGATTGGGATTTGGATTTTTCAGCGTTTCCTCAAAACTGTTCCCTACAGAGTGATTTTTGGTTGGAGTACAGTCCTCTCAGCAGTGTTAGGAATGACAATGCTGCTGCTAGTTACTCATACCAACCGCGCTTTAGGTATAGATGACCACTGGTTTAGTTTGGGTGACAGTCTCATTTTAACTGTTATGGGGCAAATTGCTTATATGCCCGTTTTAGTACTAGCCGCAAGGCTTTGTCCCGCAGGTGTGGAAGCAACATTATTTGCCCTCCTAATGTCCGTCACAAACTTAGCAGGATTGGTTTCCTACGAATTGGGGGCGGGATTGATGCACTTGATGGGTATCACCGAATCGAATTTTGATTCTTTATGGTTGTTAGTTCTGATTACAAACTTCAGCACGTTGCTACCATTGCCATTTATTAAATGGTTACCTTCCTCCGACTCTCCAACTGAGACATCAGAAACACAAAAATTACAATCTGCATCCGCACAAATACTACCATCAGTTCCCACTATAGAAGGAGAACAACCTTTTATACCTGAATTATTGTCTGAGTTAAGAGTACAACAGCCAGAATCAGTTGAATAA